One genomic segment of Synchiropus splendidus isolate RoL2022-P1 chromosome 16, RoL_Sspl_1.0, whole genome shotgun sequence includes these proteins:
- the LOC128747197 gene encoding CD209 antigen-like isoform X1 yields MLRKVRANALRLIRQCWLKMEAKEVGRLDTSYDKLVCNEAADEDCPGVNQGKQKVSMSMLRPTSILYHQKVLVIALAVLASVLLAVDIGLGVYYAQLSNAPRTVQDIKNEIGKMKSSYRAQIQQRDKAKQQLQAMGNQKRMKNWEHEHLTKRIKDYQLRADLAETEVIGLEAHLPLLKEGCRHCQPGWHYIRSSCFFFSFLSDTPVKPWGEARNYCQHNGATLVVVDSREKQLELNEVIYPSRSRVRLGIWIGLDDMEEEGIWRWPDRTRLVEGFWNDGEPNNLNQENCVEINVIRENPFKSWNDCRCTQPRNWICEKLPTLS; encoded by the exons atgttgCGTAAAGTCCGAGCGAATGCGCTTAGACTCATCCGACAGTGTTGGTTAAAAATGGAGGCCAAGGAAGTCGGGCGTCTGGACACCTCGTATGACAAGCTGGTGTGCAATGAGGCGGCCGACGAGGACTGTCCCGGTGTCAACCAGGGGAAACAGAAAG TGTCCATGTCGATGTTGAGACCCACCTCCATCTTGTACCACCAGAAAGTGCTGGTCATTGCCCTGGCAGTGTTGGCCAGCGTTCTGCTGGCTGTAGATATCGGCCTGGGGGTCTATT ACGCTCAACTCAGCAACGCGCCACGGACGGTGCAGGACATCAAGAACGAGATTGGCAAAATGAAGAGCTCCTACAGGGCTCAGATCCAGCAAAGAGACAAAGCCAAGCAACAACTGCAGGCCATGGGCAACCAGAAGCGGATGAAAAACTGGGAGCACGAGCACCTGACCAAGAGGATCAAGGACTACCAACTGCGTGCAGACCTGGCTGAAACAGAAGTAATAGGGTTGGAGGCTCACTTGCCGCTGCTCA AGGAAGGATGCAGACATTGCCAGCCAGGATGGCACTACATCAGATCTTCctgcttctttttctccttcttgAGTGACACCCCTGTCAAACCGTGGGGGGAGGCGCGGAACTACTGCCAGCACAACGGTGCCACCCTGGTCGTCGTGGACAGCAGAGAGAAACAG CTGGAACTAAATGAAGTGATATATCCCTCACGATCACGGGTGCGGCTTGGAATCTGGATTGGACTGGATGACATGGAAGAGGAGGGCATATGGAGGTGGCCCGACAGAACCCGGCTGGTGGAAGG GTTCTGGAATGACGGCGAGCCCAACAACCTCAACCAGGAGAACTGTGTAGAAATAAATGTGATCAGAGAAAACCCCTTCAAAAGCTGGAACGATTGCCGATGCACACAACCCAGGAACTGGATCTGTGAAAAGCTCCCCACATTGAGTTGA
- the LOC128747197 gene encoding CD209 antigen-like protein A isoform X2, which translates to MTSWCAMRRPTRTVPVSTRGNRKKVLVIALAVLASVLLAVDIGLGVYYAQLSNAPRTVQDIKNEIGKMKSSYRAQIQQRDKAKQQLQAMGNQKRMKNWEHEHLTKRIKDYQLRADLAETEVIGLEAHLPLLKEGCRHCQPGWHYIRSSCFFFSFLSDTPVKPWGEARNYCQHNGATLVVVDSREKQLELNEVIYPSRSRVRLGIWIGLDDMEEEGIWRWPDRTRLVEGFWNDGEPNNLNQENCVEINVIRENPFKSWNDCRCTQPRNWICEKLPTLS; encoded by the exons ATGACAAGCTGGTGTGCAATGAGGCGGCCGACGAGGACTGTCCCGGTGTCAACCAGGGGAAACAGAAAG AAAGTGCTGGTCATTGCCCTGGCAGTGTTGGCCAGCGTTCTGCTGGCTGTAGATATCGGCCTGGGGGTCTATT ACGCTCAACTCAGCAACGCGCCACGGACGGTGCAGGACATCAAGAACGAGATTGGCAAAATGAAGAGCTCCTACAGGGCTCAGATCCAGCAAAGAGACAAAGCCAAGCAACAACTGCAGGCCATGGGCAACCAGAAGCGGATGAAAAACTGGGAGCACGAGCACCTGACCAAGAGGATCAAGGACTACCAACTGCGTGCAGACCTGGCTGAAACAGAAGTAATAGGGTTGGAGGCTCACTTGCCGCTGCTCA AGGAAGGATGCAGACATTGCCAGCCAGGATGGCACTACATCAGATCTTCctgcttctttttctccttcttgAGTGACACCCCTGTCAAACCGTGGGGGGAGGCGCGGAACTACTGCCAGCACAACGGTGCCACCCTGGTCGTCGTGGACAGCAGAGAGAAACAG CTGGAACTAAATGAAGTGATATATCCCTCACGATCACGGGTGCGGCTTGGAATCTGGATTGGACTGGATGACATGGAAGAGGAGGGCATATGGAGGTGGCCCGACAGAACCCGGCTGGTGGAAGG GTTCTGGAATGACGGCGAGCCCAACAACCTCAACCAGGAGAACTGTGTAGAAATAAATGTGATCAGAGAAAACCCCTTCAAAAGCTGGAACGATTGCCGATGCACACAACCCAGGAACTGGATCTGTGAAAAGCTCCCCACATTGAGTTGA